In Saccharomonospora marina XMU15, one genomic interval encodes:
- a CDS encoding bifunctional 3,4-dihydroxy-2-butanone-4-phosphate synthase/GTP cyclohydrolase II has product MRQMQCHERSARPIQVSGSQNTDETDTAVRAAVAAFARGEFVVVIDDEDRENEGDLIIAAETVTSAQIAFLVRHTSGLACVAMDGQRLDQLRLEPMVAMGDDPRGTAFTVSVDLREGTTTGISAADRAATIRALSDPAAGPHDFTRPGHVFPLRARPGGVLKRAGHTEAAVDLARLAGKRPASVLAEIVNDDGTVSRRPQLAAFARRHGLTVLTIADLIRYRQRTERLVERTSQAPLPTPYGTFDAFCYTSLLDGTEHLALVAGDGANRDEVLVRVHSECLTGDVLGSARCDCGEQLRQALREIAEAGSGVLVYLRGQEGRGIGLGHKLRAYTLQDQGLDTVDANLALGLPVDSREYGVGAQILADLGVHSIRLMTNNPAKYSGLSGYDITIASRVPLIVTAGEHNAAYLMTKRDRLGHRLDPVGGTPTTAREQSQP; this is encoded by the coding sequence ATGCGACAGATGCAATGTCACGAGCGGTCCGCGCGGCCGATCCAGGTGTCCGGCTCCCAGAACACCGACGAGACCGACACGGCGGTGCGCGCGGCGGTGGCCGCCTTCGCCCGGGGCGAGTTCGTCGTCGTGATCGACGATGAGGATCGCGAGAACGAGGGTGATCTGATCATCGCGGCGGAAACCGTCACCAGTGCACAGATAGCCTTCCTGGTGCGCCACACGAGCGGCCTCGCCTGTGTGGCCATGGACGGGCAACGGCTGGACCAACTCCGCCTGGAACCGATGGTGGCCATGGGCGACGATCCCCGCGGCACCGCGTTCACCGTCTCGGTGGATCTGCGCGAGGGCACCACCACCGGCATTTCCGCCGCAGACCGAGCGGCGACCATCCGGGCACTGAGCGACCCGGCGGCCGGTCCGCACGACTTCACCCGGCCCGGCCATGTTTTCCCGCTTCGCGCTCGGCCCGGCGGCGTGCTCAAACGGGCTGGGCACACCGAGGCCGCAGTAGACTTGGCGCGGCTGGCCGGGAAGCGACCCGCCAGCGTGCTCGCTGAGATCGTCAACGACGACGGCACGGTGTCCCGCAGGCCACAGCTGGCCGCCTTCGCCCGACGTCACGGGCTCACCGTGCTCACCATCGCGGATCTGATCCGCTACCGTCAGCGCACCGAGCGCCTCGTCGAACGCACATCGCAGGCACCGTTGCCGACACCCTACGGCACCTTCGACGCGTTCTGCTACACCTCCCTGCTCGACGGCACCGAGCACCTCGCCCTCGTGGCGGGGGACGGCGCGAACCGCGACGAGGTCCTCGTCCGCGTGCACTCCGAGTGCCTCACTGGCGACGTCCTGGGTTCGGCGCGTTGCGACTGCGGGGAGCAACTACGCCAGGCGTTGCGCGAAATCGCCGAGGCAGGCAGCGGCGTCCTGGTGTACCTGCGAGGTCAGGAAGGCCGCGGCATCGGGCTCGGGCACAAGCTCCGTGCCTACACCCTGCAGGACCAGGGATTGGACACCGTCGACGCGAACCTGGCCCTTGGCCTGCCGGTGGACAGCCGCGAGTACGGTGTGGGCGCTCAGATCCTGGCCGACCTCGGCGTCCACTCGATTCGCCTGATGACCAACAACCCGGCCAAATACTCGGGGCTTTCGGGCTACGACATCACGATCGCATCGCGCGTACCGCTCATCGTCACGGCCGGTGAGCACAACGCCGCCTATCTGATGACCAAACGAGACCGGCTGGGACACCGGCTGGATCCGGTCGGCGGCACGCCGACAACCGCCCGGGAGCAGTCGCAGCCATGA
- a CDS encoding flavin reductase — protein sequence MSAVCLWTKGCSGKPRASSPAGHDSHHRRRGRPSLGFTASAFAGPVRQSPLVLVCLDRSADCHSAFGRTHRFAVSILGPRHTGFAVRLRRKEGVLGTPRLQNAVATVECGSRRVTRGGDHTILVGRIHPTRSLGPRHQSSTRGGDFRRPSVTRGSDGSS from the coding sequence GTGAGTGCGGTCTGCTTGTGGACGAAGGGCTGTTCCGGGAAGCCACGAGCCAGTTCCCCAGCGGGTCACGATAGTCACCACCGTCGACGCGGCCGGCCGTCGCTGGGTTTCACCGCGAGCGCGTTCGCGGGCCCCGTCCGTCAGTCCCCGCTTGTTCTGGTATGCCTCGACAGGTCGGCCGACTGTCACTCCGCCTTCGGGCGCACCCACCGGTTCGCCGTCAGCATCCTAGGCCCGCGCCATACCGGCTTCGCCGTTCGGTTGCGACGAAAGGAGGGCGTACTTGGAACGCCCCGCCTTCAGAATGCGGTGGCGACGGTTGAGTGCGGGTCGAGGCGCGTTACCCGGGGCGGCGACCATACGATCCTGGTCGGCCGCATCCATCCAACACGCTCACTCGGCCCGAGACACCAGTCGTCTACGCGCGGAGGAGATTTTCGACGCCCCAGTGTGACACGAGGAAGCGACGGCAGCTCGTGA
- a CDS encoding long-chain fatty acid--CoA ligase — protein MDSLMMDRPLQLKTLLWRAERLFGHKQIITRHDDGYRRYTYAEFGKRVRRLADALNRLGVRTGDRVGTLGWNTDQHYEAYFAVPCMGAVLHTINIRLSPDQIGYVIEHAGDSVLLVSPEQLPMLEQIRDRLTNVKAVVVFGDGQPPTTALGPVYGYEELLADADEEIEFPDVDEDSPAGMCYTSGTTGEPKGVVYSHRSTVLHALILCLQGSIGVAERETYLLVTPMSHVNSWGMPYACALQGASLALPGTQPRPHHYLEIIEHARVSVCVAAVTVGMLMRQELESGRQSYVLDSLHTLWLGGQAPPIGEIRWWQQAHGVHVCQGWGMTEASPLLTFTTLTSQFTDLDDEGKFRLLGTQGQPMPLVEIKLVDDHGEELPWDGKHAGEILARSPWVARAYYHDTRSQDSFAGGWFHTGDVGVIDQNGYLWLVDRVKDLIKSGGEWISSVDLENALMGHPEVREAAVVAAPDPVWLERPIAIVATNSPVASDDLTEFLREKFPKFWLPDRFVFVDEVPKTGVGKFNKKLLRQQIAAGNNHSTDKTP, from the coding sequence GTGGACAGTCTCATGATGGACCGGCCGCTGCAACTGAAGACGCTGTTGTGGCGCGCGGAACGGCTCTTCGGGCACAAACAGATCATCACGCGGCACGACGACGGCTACCGCCGCTATACCTACGCCGAATTCGGGAAGCGAGTTCGGCGGCTGGCTGACGCGCTGAACCGGCTCGGCGTACGCACCGGTGACCGGGTGGGCACGTTGGGCTGGAACACCGACCAGCACTACGAAGCCTACTTCGCGGTGCCCTGCATGGGCGCGGTGCTGCACACCATCAACATCCGGCTATCCCCGGACCAGATCGGGTACGTCATCGAACACGCCGGGGACAGCGTGCTCCTGGTCAGTCCTGAACAGCTGCCGATGCTGGAACAGATCCGCGACCGGCTCACCAATGTGAAAGCAGTGGTCGTGTTCGGGGATGGCCAGCCGCCGACGACCGCGCTGGGACCGGTCTACGGGTACGAGGAGTTGCTCGCCGACGCCGACGAGGAGATCGAGTTCCCCGATGTTGACGAGGACAGCCCAGCCGGAATGTGCTACACGTCGGGCACCACGGGGGAACCCAAGGGCGTGGTGTACAGCCACCGCAGCACCGTGCTGCACGCCCTGATCCTGTGCCTGCAGGGATCGATCGGCGTCGCCGAGCGGGAGACCTATCTCCTGGTGACGCCGATGTCCCACGTCAACTCGTGGGGCATGCCGTACGCCTGCGCCCTGCAAGGAGCATCGCTGGCGTTGCCGGGAACGCAGCCACGACCGCACCACTACCTGGAGATCATCGAGCACGCCCGAGTCAGTGTCTGCGTCGCCGCGGTGACGGTCGGCATGCTCATGCGCCAGGAACTCGAATCCGGACGGCAATCCTACGTTCTCGACTCGCTGCACACCTTGTGGCTGGGCGGCCAGGCGCCCCCGATCGGCGAGATACGGTGGTGGCAGCAAGCACACGGTGTGCACGTGTGCCAGGGCTGGGGCATGACCGAGGCGTCGCCGCTGCTCACCTTCACCACCCTCACCAGCCAGTTCACCGACCTCGACGACGAGGGGAAGTTCCGCCTGCTCGGCACCCAAGGCCAGCCGATGCCGCTCGTGGAGATCAAGCTGGTCGACGACCACGGCGAAGAGCTGCCCTGGGATGGCAAACACGCCGGTGAGATCCTCGCGCGCTCCCCCTGGGTGGCCCGCGCCTACTACCACGACACACGTTCCCAGGACAGCTTCGCTGGTGGCTGGTTCCACACCGGCGACGTCGGCGTCATCGACCAGAACGGCTACCTGTGGCTGGTCGATCGCGTCAAAGACCTGATCAAAAGCGGTGGCGAATGGATCTCGTCAGTCGATTTGGAGAACGCACTCATGGGGCATCCGGAAGTCCGGGAAGCCGCGGTGGTAGCCGCACCGGATCCGGTCTGGCTGGAGCGACCGATTGCCATCGTCGCCACCAACTCGCCGGTGGCGTCCGACGATCTCACCGAATTCCTCCGTGAGAAGTTCCCCAAGTTCTGGTTGCCGGACCGCTTCGTGTTCGTCGACGAGGTACCCAAGACCGGAGTCGGAAAATTCAACAAGAAGCTGCTCCGTCAACAAATTGCCGCCGGAAACAACCACAGCACGGACAAGACCCCCTGA
- a CDS encoding flavin reductase family protein — MTETTARSQQGPPAHETFAAQFREAMSRFPSGVTIVTTTDHCGARWGFTASAFCSVSAEPPLVLACLAVSADSYRAFRTSSKWVVNILGEEHAPLANRFATKGADKFAGGEFDTDADGLPVLPEAVASLVCRTQARQPAGDHVILIGEAVNVRLRDQNPLVYYARDFARLSA, encoded by the coding sequence ATGACCGAGACCACCGCACGCAGCCAACAGGGCCCTCCGGCGCATGAGACGTTCGCGGCGCAGTTTCGCGAGGCGATGTCCCGGTTCCCCAGCGGAGTCACCATCGTGACCACGACCGACCACTGCGGAGCGAGGTGGGGATTCACCGCGAGCGCCTTCTGCTCCGTATCCGCGGAACCGCCGCTGGTGCTGGCCTGTCTGGCCGTCTCCGCCGACAGCTACCGTGCCTTCCGCACCTCAAGCAAGTGGGTGGTCAACATCCTCGGCGAAGAGCATGCTCCCCTGGCGAACCGGTTTGCCACCAAGGGAGCGGACAAGTTCGCCGGTGGCGAATTCGACACGGACGCCGACGGTCTGCCGGTGTTGCCAGAGGCGGTGGCGTCCCTGGTGTGCCGGACGCAGGCCCGCCAGCCGGCCGGTGATCACGTGATCCTCATCGGCGAAGCGGTCAACGTGCGGCTGCGCGATCAAAACCCCCTTGTCTACTACGCCCGGGACTTCGCCCGGCTTTCCGCCTGA
- a CDS encoding aldehyde dehydrogenase family protein, which produces MDQHDRTQHYIGGQWVQPSGTDRIAVVNPATEQIIGHVPTGTVDDVDRAVTAARNAFDPGVSMAERRDRVARLVAALEPRLPDIATTIGQEIGAPLKVQRGVQTAVPMAIASSYRGLLEETNFEEQVGNSLVIREPYGVVGAITPWNYPLYQVVAKVLPAVAAGCTVVLKPSEVAPLSVYQFMEAAHEAGLPPGVLNLVTGYGPEVGEAVAGHPGVDLVSFTGSTATGRRVASIAADTIKKVCLELGGKSANIILDDADLDTAVKVGVGNAFLNSGQTCAAWTRMLVPESRYDEALLLARQAAQRYTVGDPFDPATRLGPLASQTQQARVRGYIERAVADGARLVTGGPEPVLERGYFIAPTVLADVHSDSELAQQEVFGPVLAVMSYRDDGEAVRIANDTMYGLSGAIWSADHRRAIALARRIQTGQLDINGAPYNPRAPFGGYKKSGIGRELGPAGLKEYLQTKSVQLPDSVISQQE; this is translated from the coding sequence TTGGACCAGCACGACAGAACACAGCACTACATCGGCGGGCAATGGGTGCAACCCAGCGGGACAGACCGCATCGCCGTGGTCAACCCGGCCACCGAGCAGATCATCGGACACGTGCCGACCGGAACCGTCGACGACGTCGACCGTGCGGTGACAGCGGCGCGGAACGCGTTCGATCCCGGTGTGTCCATGGCCGAGCGCCGAGACCGGGTGGCCCGGCTGGTCGCGGCTCTGGAGCCCCGACTGCCGGACATCGCCACCACCATCGGACAGGAGATCGGCGCGCCACTGAAGGTGCAGCGCGGTGTGCAGACCGCCGTGCCCATGGCGATCGCCAGCAGCTATCGGGGCCTGCTCGAGGAAACGAACTTCGAAGAGCAGGTCGGCAACTCATTGGTGATCCGGGAGCCCTACGGGGTGGTCGGGGCCATCACACCGTGGAACTACCCGCTGTATCAGGTGGTCGCGAAAGTGCTGCCGGCTGTCGCGGCGGGATGCACCGTCGTCCTCAAGCCAAGCGAGGTGGCGCCCCTGTCGGTGTACCAGTTCATGGAGGCGGCACACGAGGCCGGCCTACCGCCGGGAGTCCTGAACCTGGTGACGGGATACGGACCAGAGGTCGGCGAGGCGGTAGCCGGTCATCCCGGAGTCGACCTCGTCTCCTTCACCGGTTCGACGGCGACCGGCAGGCGCGTCGCCTCGATCGCCGCGGACACCATCAAGAAGGTATGCCTCGAACTCGGCGGAAAGTCCGCCAACATCATCCTCGACGACGCCGACCTCGACACCGCCGTCAAAGTCGGCGTGGGCAACGCATTCCTCAACTCCGGCCAGACCTGCGCGGCATGGACCCGGATGCTCGTGCCCGAATCACGCTACGACGAGGCGCTCCTGCTCGCACGCCAGGCCGCGCAACGCTACACCGTCGGTGACCCGTTCGACCCAGCGACCAGACTCGGCCCGCTGGCCTCACAGACCCAGCAAGCACGCGTCCGCGGGTACATCGAACGTGCCGTCGCGGACGGAGCCCGACTCGTCACCGGCGGCCCCGAGCCCGTACTTGAGCGCGGCTACTTCATCGCCCCCACCGTGCTCGCCGACGTGCACAGCGACTCCGAACTAGCACAACAGGAAGTCTTCGGACCAGTACTGGCCGTCATGAGCTACCGCGATGACGGCGAGGCAGTCCGGATCGCCAACGACACGATGTACGGGCTCTCCGGCGCCATCTGGTCGGCGGACCACCGGCGCGCGATCGCCCTCGCCCGCCGGATACAGACCGGACAGCTCGACATCAACGGCGCCCCCTACAACCCACGCGCACCATTCGGTGGCTACAAGAAGTCCGGCATCGGCCGCGAACTCGGTCCCGCCGGCCTCAAGGAATACCTCCAGACAAAATCAGTCCAGCTGCCGGACTCGGTCATCAGCCAGCAAGAGTAG
- a CDS encoding N-acyl homoserine lactonase family protein has product MNTGTANRMWALPGAEFTLDTGIMIVNGQGQVTIPVPSFLIEHDRGLVLFDTGIAFEAAEDPHAVYGDLADLVGLAYGPEDRVDRKLEALGYKPSAIDHVIVSHAHFDHAGGIRLFPDAQLYIGEGDLPYSYWPLPAAKPFFRTADFDTTRDWKWNQLSTDHDLFGDGSIVIHRMPGHTPGNTSVLVRLPNQTFLLTGDTVHLRQALTEDLPMPSDYNTLQAVRSIRRLKQLARAHDATVWISHDPEDWATLKHAPACYD; this is encoded by the coding sequence ATGAACACGGGAACAGCCAACCGGATGTGGGCTTTGCCGGGGGCGGAATTCACACTCGACACCGGCATCATGATCGTCAACGGGCAGGGACAGGTCACCATTCCGGTACCGTCCTTTCTCATCGAACACGACCGGGGGCTGGTCCTGTTCGACACCGGCATCGCGTTCGAGGCGGCCGAGGACCCGCACGCCGTCTACGGCGACCTCGCGGACCTGGTCGGACTCGCCTACGGCCCGGAGGACCGTGTGGACCGGAAACTCGAGGCGCTTGGCTACAAGCCCTCGGCCATCGATCACGTGATCGTCTCGCACGCGCATTTCGACCATGCCGGCGGCATCCGGCTCTTCCCCGACGCTCAGCTGTACATCGGTGAAGGCGACCTGCCCTACTCGTACTGGCCCTTGCCCGCAGCCAAACCCTTCTTCCGGACCGCGGATTTCGACACGACGCGTGACTGGAAATGGAACCAGCTCTCGACGGATCATGACCTGTTCGGCGACGGCAGCATCGTCATCCACCGCATGCCAGGTCACACCCCCGGCAACACCAGCGTGCTGGTGCGGCTGCCCAACCAGACGTTCCTGCTCACCGGTGACACCGTCCACCTCCGCCAGGCCCTCACCGAAGACCTTCCGATGCCGTCGGACTACAACACCTTGCAGGCGGTCCGCTCGATCCGTCGCCTCAAGCAGCTCGCGAGGGCGCACGATGCCACGGTGTGGATCTCCCACGATCCCGAGGACTGGGCGACGCTCAAGCACGCACCCGCTTGCTACGACTGA
- a CDS encoding MBL fold metallo-hydrolase, translated as MPAYLIEHPKGLVLFDTGLVPAAAQDPEGVYGELAAFLGLRYTPEQTVDRQLEALGYRSSDVRYVIASHTHFDHTGGLHLFPDAEFFVCEGDMRYAYWPDPAGAALFRREDLDAVRGTRWREVPRCDVDVSATAVWSSFSLRGTRPGS; from the coding sequence ATGCCGGCGTATCTGATCGAGCATCCGAAGGGTCTGGTACTCTTCGACACGGGCCTGGTTCCTGCTGCGGCCCAGGATCCTGAGGGCGTGTATGGCGAGCTGGCCGCGTTCCTCGGCCTTCGGTACACCCCCGAGCAGACGGTGGACCGGCAGCTCGAGGCGCTCGGGTACCGAAGCTCGGACGTGAGATACGTGATCGCCTCGCATACCCACTTCGACCACACGGGCGGGCTGCACCTGTTCCCCGATGCGGAGTTCTTCGTCTGTGAAGGTGACATGCGGTACGCGTATTGGCCGGACCCCGCGGGTGCGGCGTTATTCCGGCGGGAGGACCTGGACGCGGTGCGGGGCACCCGGTGGCGGGAGGTACCGCGCTGTGACGTCGACGTCTCGGCGACGGCAGTCTGGTCATCCTTTTCACTCCGGGGCACACGCCCGGGGAGCTGA
- a CDS encoding enoyl-CoA hydratase/isomerase family protein yields MADLEYSRADAVATIMLNRPERKNAFTLQMVRHWADALHEAAKDDQVRAVVVRGAGGAFCSGIDLDELTSVDPAPLSRRRMLTDEVHRVARALEALDKPVIAAVQGTAVGAGLDMALMCDIRLVGESARLSEGYIHAGLIPGDGGCLWLPRLVGVARALELLLTGDVVDGPRAERIGLANHCYPDGELLTRTYELAARLAALPPVAVGFIKRATYESLHLDARTHLNMIASHMAVVQSTEDSAATLAALRAKRKKGVKRSEPKLPE; encoded by the coding sequence ATGGCTGACCTGGAGTACTCCCGGGCTGACGCGGTCGCCACCATTATGCTCAACCGCCCCGAGCGGAAGAACGCCTTCACCCTTCAGATGGTGCGTCACTGGGCGGACGCGCTGCACGAGGCGGCCAAGGACGATCAGGTGCGGGCGGTCGTGGTGCGCGGTGCAGGCGGCGCGTTCTGCTCCGGTATCGACCTCGACGAGTTGACCTCCGTGGATCCGGCGCCGCTGTCGCGTCGGCGGATGCTCACCGACGAGGTACACCGGGTGGCACGCGCCCTGGAGGCCCTGGACAAACCGGTGATCGCGGCGGTACAGGGGACCGCGGTGGGCGCCGGTCTGGACATGGCGCTGATGTGCGACATCCGTCTGGTCGGCGAGTCGGCCCGGTTGAGCGAAGGCTACATTCACGCGGGCCTCATCCCAGGCGATGGTGGCTGCCTGTGGCTTCCCCGGCTGGTCGGCGTTGCCCGCGCACTCGAACTCCTGCTCACCGGCGACGTGGTAGACGGCCCGAGGGCGGAGCGAATCGGACTCGCCAACCACTGCTACCCCGACGGCGAATTGCTCACCCGCACCTACGAGCTCGCCGCCCGCCTCGCGGCACTGCCCCCGGTGGCGGTCGGCTTCATCAAGCGTGCGACATACGAGTCGTTGCACCTGGACGCGCGAACGCACTTGAACATGATCGCCTCACACATGGCCGTCGTGCAATCCACGGAGGACTCGGCCGCGACGTTGGCGGCGCTGCGCGCCAAGCGGAAAAAAGGTGTCAAACGATCCGAGCCCAAACTCCCAGAGTGA
- a CDS encoding MBL fold metallo-hydrolase, giving the protein MRLPGRNFVLTGDTVHLREALETVAPTPYDASTEESLRSIRRLQLRRDTADATVWISHDRTVRSSSTPACYE; this is encoded by the coding sequence GTGCGCCTTCCGGGTCGTAACTTCGTCCTCACCGGGGACACCGTCCACCTGCGTGAGGCTTTGGAGACGGTGGCTCCCACGCCGTATGACGCCAGCACGGAGGAGTCGCTGCGGTCGATCAGGCGACTGCAGTTGCGCCGCGACACCGCGGACGCCACGGTGTGGATCAGTCATGACAGGACTGTGCGGAGTTCGAGCACGCCCGCCTGCTACGAGTAG
- a CDS encoding zinc-binding dehydrogenase, with protein MARKEEYMFEGRIAQFNAPEQPFELRRVALPSIGPDEVLVKVHRANICGSDLHAWHGSFVTRGLGGTLPTVLGHEMVGSVAATGERVTEDSNGAPVQTGTRVVFPYFFPCHRCRSCLAGRRVSCQKLTMAMLGDASRPPYFVGGYGDYFLLPAGAVLYTVPDTLPDEVVSGVNCALSQMIYGLERADLSFGERVIIQGAGGLGLFATAIARARGAAQVIVVDAVPERLELARAFGADEVISLADHPDPADRIRRARKLTDGGADVVVEVAGTPAVVPEGLKMLAQSGRYLEVGNINMGQTYAADPSRLVTANKSIIGVSLYEPTALSQALSFLAANQHRLPLDQFTTTTFPLEDINAAFAAADSRKVVRASIVM; from the coding sequence GTGGCGAGAAAGGAAGAATACATGTTCGAGGGCCGGATCGCGCAATTCAACGCACCCGAGCAGCCATTTGAGCTGCGGCGCGTCGCGCTACCGTCGATTGGACCGGACGAAGTGCTGGTGAAGGTACACCGAGCCAACATCTGCGGCTCAGACCTGCACGCCTGGCACGGTTCGTTCGTCACCCGCGGGCTCGGCGGGACGCTACCAACCGTGCTCGGCCACGAGATGGTCGGTTCGGTGGCCGCAACCGGCGAACGAGTCACCGAGGACTCCAACGGCGCGCCGGTGCAGACGGGCACACGGGTGGTGTTCCCCTACTTCTTTCCCTGCCACCGGTGTCGGAGCTGCCTGGCGGGACGGCGCGTGTCCTGTCAGAAGCTGACGATGGCCATGCTCGGCGACGCCAGCAGACCACCCTACTTCGTTGGTGGCTACGGTGACTACTTTCTGCTCCCCGCCGGCGCGGTGCTCTACACCGTGCCGGACACGCTGCCTGACGAAGTGGTGTCGGGGGTCAACTGTGCGCTGTCGCAGATGATCTACGGACTGGAGCGAGCCGACCTGAGCTTCGGCGAACGCGTCATCATACAGGGGGCTGGCGGGCTCGGGCTGTTCGCGACGGCGATTGCCCGTGCCCGCGGGGCCGCGCAGGTCATCGTGGTCGACGCGGTCCCCGAGCGGTTGGAACTGGCCCGCGCATTCGGAGCTGACGAGGTGATCAGCCTCGCTGATCATCCCGATCCGGCGGATCGTATCCGGCGGGCGCGCAAGTTGACCGACGGCGGCGCGGACGTGGTGGTAGAGGTGGCCGGCACCCCGGCCGTGGTGCCGGAAGGCCTGAAGATGCTCGCCCAGAGCGGCCGCTACCTGGAAGTCGGCAACATCAACATGGGACAAACCTACGCAGCCGACCCATCCCGACTGGTCACCGCGAACAAGAGCATCATCGGCGTCTCGCTGTACGAACCCACAGCGCTGAGCCAAGCGCTCTCCTTTCTCGCGGCCAACCAGCACCGGCTCCCGCTGGACCAGTTCACCACCACGACGTTTCCTCTGGAAGACATCAACGCGGCGTTCGCCGCGGCGGACAGCCGCAAGGTCGTGCGCGCCAGCATCGTGATGTGA
- a CDS encoding acyl-CoA dehydrogenase family protein, with translation MNEELHAIAATAAQICSEWTPEAAARYSGGWADEVWDSLTKAEFTVLPVPESSGGAGAGLAEAAVVVHEIGRAAVPVPLAETALLAGWLLAAASRTVPTGPLTASAPTDMTVDRCPGGYRLTGKLSRVPYGHLAERVAVLLDRAEPLVAVLDSPREAWERGRNLAGEPRDTLLLQDTFVPGEDVTEVDATISGRAFRVRGALGRALLLSGAMEAALDSTITYAGQREQFGRPISRFQAVSHHLAAMAGEAAASTTVAMSAATAGQQPDWILTAAAKAQAGRAAGVVARLAHQVHGALGFTDEHPLRLITTRLWSWRDEFGNERFWERELGAAACAAPDLWTLVTDPAEVRANG, from the coding sequence ATGAACGAGGAGTTGCACGCGATCGCGGCGACCGCGGCTCAGATCTGCTCGGAGTGGACGCCGGAGGCCGCGGCCCGGTACTCAGGCGGGTGGGCTGACGAGGTATGGGACTCCTTGACAAAGGCGGAGTTCACCGTGCTGCCGGTGCCCGAGTCCTCTGGTGGGGCCGGGGCGGGGCTGGCCGAGGCCGCGGTCGTGGTGCACGAGATCGGACGCGCCGCGGTGCCGGTGCCATTGGCGGAGACGGCGCTGCTGGCAGGGTGGCTACTGGCCGCGGCCAGCCGGACGGTTCCGACCGGTCCGCTGACCGCGTCGGCGCCCACGGACATGACGGTCGACCGATGCCCTGGGGGGTACCGGTTGACGGGGAAACTGTCCAGGGTTCCCTACGGCCACCTGGCCGAGCGGGTCGCGGTGCTGCTTGACCGTGCCGAGCCGCTGGTGGCGGTCCTGGACTCGCCGAGGGAAGCGTGGGAACGTGGCCGTAACCTGGCCGGAGAGCCCCGGGATACTTTGCTGCTGCAGGACACTTTCGTGCCGGGCGAGGACGTCACCGAAGTGGACGCCACGATTTCCGGCAGGGCATTTCGGGTTCGCGGTGCGCTTGGCCGGGCACTGTTGCTCAGCGGGGCCATGGAAGCCGCACTCGATTCGACGATCACCTACGCCGGGCAGCGGGAGCAGTTCGGCCGCCCGATTTCCCGGTTCCAGGCCGTCAGCCATCACCTCGCGGCGATGGCCGGGGAGGCGGCGGCCAGCACCACGGTCGCGATGTCGGCCGCCACAGCTGGTCAGCAACCGGACTGGATCCTCACGGCAGCGGCCAAGGCGCAGGCCGGTCGTGCCGCGGGCGTGGTGGCGCGACTGGCCCATCAGGTACACGGCGCGCTTGGCTTCACCGACGAGCATCCGTTGCGGCTGATCACCACCCGCTTGTGGTCATGGCGCGACGAGTTCGGCAATGAGCGGTTCTGGGAGCGGGAACTCGGCGCGGCTGCCTGCGCCGCACCAGATCTGTGGACGCTTGTGACCGACCCGGCGGAGGTGCGCGCAAATGGCTGA
- a CDS encoding GTP cyclohydrolase II: MQHDGLDTAEGNQAIGQPADNREYRIGAQILRDLRVKRMWRLTNDPAKCAGRGIWNRDRRRGARGVRAHVAQHSVPANEAGKMGTCSASPSSPPEKRHE; the protein is encoded by the coding sequence TTGCAGCACGACGGGCTGGACACAGCGGAGGGGAACCAGGCGATCGGGCAACCTGCCGATAACCGGGAGTACCGCATTGGGGCACAGATCCTGCGGGATCTCCGCGTCAAGCGGATGTGGCGGCTCACCAACGACCCTGCCAAATGCGCAGGGCGCGGGATATGGAATAGGGATCGTCGAAGGGGTGCCCGTGGTGTGCGAGCACACGTCGCACAACATTCGGTACCCGCGAACGAAGCAGGAAAGATGGGGACCTGCTCGGCCTCACCCTCGTCGCCGCCGGAGAAGCGACATGAGTGA